A stretch of Bordetella genomosp. 13 DNA encodes these proteins:
- a CDS encoding translocation/assembly module TamB domain-containing protein produces MRRLYACLRYCLVWVLPGMLMLLVAALGFALWLLGTPSGTRVLLTTAVAQLDGEIEGVQGSLMKGLQVGRLRVALPGTEVELHALRLDMDWPELAHRKVHVRELAADAVRVALTTQSEEPQPPGEPLTELAVPVEIELDRLAVGAFSLTQDGQPLPVSLGNLQASLAGGARGAQLRIDSLRVGHELGTADVRGTADVTQLAEPWPFRAQLVVDALGAGPDSPLCVNEMLARNGMGEAPAEPAKKRPGKGSAASGKAGQKTGARTRSASETAAASPSAQPSAAQAGTQASAASACPVQLQAEAYGSLDQVHAVVQGSGGRVALLAQAWLSPSAPFPVRNATVDVQRDGKPALAAALDWQPLPGQPGVERVLARLQADRMELGGLLGPDMPGALLSAHAAVDAEVANMTTLRRANVELTINPESRWNGQPLSGKASGRLDIDTTGAAAPAASAPAASPSSAAEAATPALPPNAAPSAAAEQGAAGPHVVPAPVSAPAPAQPAGLPAGWRIDGVDVDLRLGPNRVRAQGRMGPDDGALSLDAAAPSLAAFWPGLPGGAKLQGKVDGTVSRHRATVEAAYTPADSRAGQLGRAPAEARLAVEGGWGAAAASTDGKPAGEAALTGWRGTLTRMTASSAGFGVAIERPMTLAYLPGAAAPAWQTQVGATVLALTFPDKQRIALAHAGSRAGAGRWETAGQIDNLVITASMVRQLRYALNPQAKDLDAERAAGRVNAAAGGPRRIALDASWNLRFAGALAGNVRVSRRDGDLRIPGDPPIPLGLRRLVLDVNATPTGASASRLNATLDLQTEKMGAVRGQANAVLSAAQGGALALDPRQPIRASLDADIDDLAWVSLFTGDALEVGGEIDASLQAQGTLGGAWAASGTVRGQKLRVVRVDDGVRLVDGTLDARLDGDRFILNSLRFPASLRVMPAEWRTREWITTNPDAKNGYVEASGQWLLTESRGQVRVKLHRFPALQRSDRYAMVSGTMTLDAALPRISLTGDLVADAGWFSLEILQGVPTLDDDVRVVHAGEEAQPSGSAMQIGMDVKFDMGPRFYITGMGLDAGLLGNIRVQMAEGRLTGMGALRTRGGGIEAYGQKLRLRRGVLTFQGRLDNPLLDIEALRTGEQVEAGVRVSGTAQRPRIDLISYPDVSDVEKISWLVLGRGPDEGGSDAALLVSVGTALLGGGQPFYKQFGLDDVSVRTGSLGSSGSLLPDRTVAGDVNRDSDSDLATQFIVGSKRFANGITLSVEQALAGSETVGRLSYRLARGLSLDLKGGGVNGLALVYRTLWDD; encoded by the coding sequence TTGAGAAGGTTGTACGCCTGCCTGCGCTACTGCCTGGTCTGGGTGTTGCCCGGCATGCTGATGCTGCTGGTAGCGGCTTTGGGGTTCGCGCTGTGGCTGCTGGGCACGCCCAGCGGCACGAGGGTGCTGCTGACCACCGCGGTGGCCCAGCTGGACGGCGAAATCGAGGGCGTGCAGGGCAGCTTGATGAAAGGGCTGCAGGTCGGGCGCCTGCGCGTGGCCCTGCCGGGCACCGAGGTCGAGCTGCACGCGCTGCGCCTGGACATGGACTGGCCCGAACTGGCGCATCGCAAGGTGCACGTGCGCGAACTGGCCGCCGACGCCGTGCGCGTGGCCCTGACGACGCAGTCCGAAGAGCCGCAACCGCCGGGAGAGCCGCTTACCGAACTGGCCGTCCCCGTGGAGATCGAGCTGGACCGGCTTGCCGTAGGCGCGTTCTCCCTGACTCAGGATGGACAGCCGCTGCCGGTATCGCTGGGCAACCTGCAGGCCAGCCTGGCGGGCGGAGCGCGCGGCGCGCAGCTGCGCATCGATAGCTTGCGCGTGGGTCATGAGCTGGGTACGGCCGACGTGCGCGGCACGGCGGACGTGACGCAACTGGCCGAGCCCTGGCCATTTCGCGCGCAGCTGGTCGTGGATGCGCTGGGAGCAGGACCGGATTCGCCGCTGTGCGTGAATGAGATGTTGGCGCGCAATGGCATGGGCGAGGCGCCGGCCGAGCCCGCCAAAAAGAGGCCTGGCAAGGGCTCGGCGGCGTCCGGCAAGGCGGGGCAGAAGACCGGGGCGAGGACCAGGTCTGCATCTGAAACCGCTGCGGCGTCGCCATCGGCCCAGCCCTCGGCGGCGCAGGCTGGGACGCAGGCGTCCGCCGCGTCCGCGTGCCCGGTGCAACTGCAAGCGGAAGCCTACGGCTCGCTCGATCAGGTTCATGCCGTCGTGCAAGGCAGCGGCGGGCGCGTGGCGCTGCTGGCCCAGGCCTGGCTGTCGCCGTCCGCGCCTTTCCCGGTGCGCAATGCCACGGTCGACGTGCAGCGCGACGGCAAGCCGGCCCTGGCCGCCGCGCTGGATTGGCAGCCGCTGCCCGGCCAGCCGGGCGTGGAACGCGTGCTGGCGCGCCTGCAGGCCGACCGCATGGAGTTGGGCGGCCTGCTGGGACCCGACATGCCGGGCGCGCTGTTGAGCGCGCACGCGGCCGTGGATGCCGAGGTCGCCAACATGACGACGCTGCGCCGCGCGAACGTCGAACTGACCATCAATCCGGAAAGCCGCTGGAACGGCCAGCCGCTGTCCGGCAAGGCCAGCGGCCGGCTGGATATCGACACCACGGGGGCCGCCGCCCCCGCTGCTTCGGCGCCTGCGGCAAGTCCATCGTCCGCCGCCGAAGCCGCGACGCCCGCGCTGCCGCCCAACGCGGCGCCGTCCGCAGCGGCTGAACAGGGCGCCGCAGGGCCTCATGTCGTACCGGCACCGGTATCGGCGCCAGCACCTGCTCAGCCGGCCGGCCTGCCCGCCGGCTGGCGCATCGACGGCGTGGACGTCGATCTGCGCCTGGGCCCCAACCGCGTGCGCGCGCAGGGCCGCATGGGCCCCGACGACGGAGCGCTGTCACTGGACGCCGCAGCGCCCAGCCTGGCCGCATTCTGGCCGGGACTGCCTGGCGGCGCGAAGCTGCAGGGCAAGGTGGACGGCACGGTGTCCAGGCATCGCGCGACGGTCGAAGCCGCCTATACGCCTGCGGACAGCCGCGCGGGCCAGCTGGGCCGTGCGCCGGCCGAGGCTCGCCTGGCCGTGGAGGGCGGCTGGGGCGCCGCGGCGGCGTCCACCGACGGCAAGCCTGCCGGCGAGGCCGCGCTGACCGGCTGGCGCGGCACGCTGACCCGCATGACCGCATCCAGCGCCGGTTTCGGCGTGGCCATCGAGCGGCCCATGACGCTGGCGTATCTGCCGGGCGCCGCGGCGCCGGCCTGGCAGACGCAGGTGGGCGCCACGGTGCTGGCGCTCACGTTTCCGGACAAGCAGCGCATCGCGCTGGCGCACGCTGGCTCGCGCGCGGGCGCGGGTCGTTGGGAAACCGCCGGCCAGATCGACAATCTGGTCATCACGGCCAGCATGGTCCGCCAATTGCGCTACGCCCTCAATCCGCAAGCCAAGGACCTGGACGCCGAGCGCGCGGCCGGCCGCGTCAACGCCGCCGCCGGGGGGCCGCGCCGCATCGCGCTGGACGCCTCGTGGAACCTGCGGTTCGCCGGTGCGCTGGCGGGCAACGTGCGCGTGTCGCGCCGCGACGGCGACCTGCGCATTCCCGGCGACCCGCCCATTCCGCTGGGCCTGCGCCGGCTGGTGCTCGACGTCAACGCCACGCCCACCGGCGCATCCGCCAGCCGGCTGAACGCCACGCTGGACCTGCAGACCGAGAAGATGGGGGCGGTGCGAGGCCAGGCCAATGCCGTGCTGTCCGCCGCACAGGGCGGCGCGCTGGCCCTGGACCCGCGCCAGCCGATCCGCGCCAGCCTGGATGCCGACATCGACGATCTGGCGTGGGTCAGCCTGTTCACCGGCGATGCGCTGGAGGTGGGCGGCGAGATCGACGCCAGCCTGCAGGCGCAGGGCACGCTGGGCGGTGCATGGGCCGCCAGCGGCACGGTGCGCGGCCAGAAGCTGCGTGTGGTGCGCGTGGATGACGGCGTGCGCCTGGTCGACGGCACGCTGGATGCGCGCCTGGATGGGGACCGCTTCATCCTGAACTCGCTGCGCTTTCCGGCCTCGCTGCGCGTGATGCCGGCCGAGTGGCGCACGCGCGAATGGATCACGACCAACCCGGATGCCAAGAACGGCTACGTCGAGGCCAGCGGCCAATGGCTGCTGACCGAATCGCGCGGCCAGGTGCGGGTGAAGCTGCATCGCTTCCCCGCGCTGCAGCGATCCGACCGCTACGCGATGGTGTCCGGCACCATGACGCTGGACGCCGCGCTGCCGCGCATCAGCCTCACCGGGGACCTGGTCGCCGACGCCGGCTGGTTCAGCCTGGAGATCCTGCAGGGCGTGCCCACGCTGGACGACGACGTGCGCGTGGTGCACGCCGGTGAAGAGGCGCAGCCGTCCGGCTCCGCCATGCAGATCGGCATGGACGTCAAGTTCGACATGGGTCCGCGCTTTTACATCACCGGCATGGGGCTGGACGCCGGGCTGCTGGGCAACATCCGCGTGCAGATGGCCGAGGGCCGCCTGACGGGCATGGGCGCGCTGCGCACGCGCGGCGGCGGCATCGAGGCCTATGGCCAGAAGCTGCGGCTGCGCCGCGGCGTGTTGACCTTCCAGGGACGCCTGGACAATCCGCTGCTCGACATCGAGGCGCTGCGCACCGGCGAACAGGTCGAGGCCGGCGTGAGGGTGTCGGGTACCGCGCAGCGCCCGCGCATCGACCTCATTTCGTACCCCGACGTCAGCGACGTGGAGAAGATATCGTGGCTGGTCCTGGGCCGCGGTCCCGACGAGGGCGGCAGCGATGCGGCGCTGCTCGTGTCGGTGGGCACGGCGCTGCTGGGCGGGGGCCAGCCGTTCTACAAGCAGTTCGGCCTGGACGACGTCAGCGTGCGCACCGGCTCGCTGGGCAGTTCGGGCAGCCTGCTGCCCGACCGCACCGTGGCCGGCGACGTCAACCGCGACAGCGACAGCGACCTTGCCACGCAGTTCATCGTGGGCAGCAAGCGCTTCGCCAACGGCATCACCCTCAGCGTCGAACAGGCGCTGGCGGGCAGCGAAACCGTCGGCCGTCTCAGCTATCGCCTGGCGCGCGGCCTGTCGCTGGACCTGAAGGGGGGCGGCGTGAACGGCTTGGCGCTGGTGTACCGCACCTTGTGGGACGATTGA
- a CDS encoding LysR family transcriptional regulator, which translates to MGPGNRPLDMEWLEDFCALAETGSFSRAAEARAIAQPAFSRHIRALEEWVGVDLFDRSTHPTELTAAGRKFRPLLQQVLADLEAARIKARAAQAQGEASLRFAATHFLSLSFFPRWLASLEAQVAIGPIQTMSDSFQACADLMVQRRVQFLLCHRHAGVPNRMDEQAYPMARLDADVLMPVGAPADEGKPRGPRYTVERETPVPLLAYGPASGLGRIVDHHLRQAGKTADRFRETFVAHHAALLRSMALQGRGIAWLPGELVREDLEQGRLCRAGGPQWDIPVDICLYRQPSDMAPVAEKLWEVVAAAAR; encoded by the coding sequence ATGGGGCCTGGCAATCGTCCATTGGACATGGAATGGCTGGAGGATTTCTGCGCGCTCGCGGAAACCGGCAGCTTCTCGCGCGCCGCCGAAGCGCGGGCCATTGCGCAGCCCGCCTTCAGCCGGCACATACGCGCGCTTGAAGAATGGGTCGGCGTCGACCTGTTCGACCGCAGCACGCATCCCACCGAACTGACCGCGGCGGGGCGCAAGTTCCGCCCCCTGCTTCAGCAGGTGCTGGCCGACCTGGAGGCCGCCCGCATCAAGGCGCGCGCCGCGCAGGCGCAGGGCGAGGCCAGCCTGCGTTTCGCGGCCACGCATTTTCTGTCGCTATCGTTCTTTCCCCGCTGGCTGGCCAGCCTCGAGGCCCAGGTGGCCATCGGGCCGATCCAGACCATGTCCGACAGCTTCCAGGCCTGCGCCGATCTCATGGTCCAGCGGCGCGTCCAGTTCCTGCTGTGCCACCGCCACGCGGGCGTGCCCAACCGCATGGACGAGCAGGCCTATCCGATGGCCAGGCTGGATGCGGACGTGCTGATGCCCGTGGGCGCGCCGGCCGACGAAGGCAAGCCACGGGGCCCGCGCTACACCGTGGAGCGCGAGACACCGGTGCCCCTGCTGGCCTACGGACCGGCGTCCGGCCTGGGGCGCATCGTCGACCACCATCTGCGACAGGCAGGCAAGACGGCCGACCGGTTCCGCGAGACCTTCGTGGCGCACCACGCCGCCCTGCTGCGCTCGATGGCGCTGCAGGGACGCGGCATCGCGTGGCTGCCCGGCGAACTGGTGCGCGAGGACCTGGAGCAGGGACGCCTGTGCCGGGCGGGCGGTCCCCAATGGGACATCCCGGTGGACATCTGCCTGTATCGGCAGCCCAGCGACATGGCGCCAGTGGCGGAAAAGCTGTGGGAAGTGGTGGCGGCGGCCGCGCGCTGA
- a CDS encoding Bug family tripartite tricarboxylate transporter substrate binding protein: MLKRLLSYALCALPALGAASAHAADYPERSIRMVIPFPPGGTLDALGRDLAKQLGDQMGQGVVVENRSGGNGTIGADVVARAKPDGYTLLFSASTFVTAPMTMSSVPFAVEKDFVPVAMAAKAPLSVSVRKDLPAADLPGLLKYAKANPGKLTFAVGSIGSAGHLSTALLKRQGGLDYMVVPYKGTAPAFQDLIGGRIDGFIDPVLGAMEYYRSGMLRIVAVTSDKRLPNLPDVPTVAETLPGYQYYSWYGLWAPAGTPAGVVQKLNAEVNKALASDIQAKYAKLGLLFTPGSVEDFARFQREDMASAKRIIDEEHIRVE, translated from the coding sequence ATGCTGAAAAGACTGCTTTCGTACGCGCTGTGCGCGCTGCCGGCGCTGGGCGCCGCTTCCGCCCATGCGGCCGACTATCCCGAGCGTTCGATACGGATGGTGATTCCTTTCCCGCCGGGCGGCACGCTGGACGCGCTGGGCCGCGACCTGGCCAAGCAACTGGGCGACCAGATGGGCCAGGGCGTGGTGGTGGAGAATCGCTCGGGCGGCAACGGCACCATCGGGGCGGATGTGGTGGCCCGCGCCAAGCCGGATGGCTATACGCTGCTGTTCAGCGCTTCCACGTTCGTCACCGCGCCCATGACCATGTCGTCGGTGCCGTTCGCGGTGGAGAAGGACTTCGTGCCGGTCGCCATGGCTGCCAAGGCTCCGCTGTCGGTGTCGGTGCGCAAGGATCTGCCGGCAGCCGACCTGCCGGGCCTGCTCAAGTACGCCAAGGCCAACCCGGGCAAGCTGACGTTCGCGGTGGGCTCGATCGGCTCGGCGGGCCATCTGTCCACCGCGCTGCTGAAGCGCCAGGGCGGCCTGGATTACATGGTGGTTCCCTACAAGGGCACGGCGCCGGCGTTCCAGGACCTGATAGGCGGGCGCATCGACGGTTTCATCGACCCCGTGCTCGGCGCGATGGAGTACTACCGCAGCGGCATGCTGCGCATCGTGGCGGTCACCTCGGACAAGCGCCTGCCGAATCTGCCCGACGTGCCCACGGTCGCCGAGACGCTGCCGGGCTACCAGTACTACAGCTGGTATGGCCTGTGGGCGCCGGCGGGCACGCCGGCCGGCGTCGTGCAGAAGCTCAATGCAGAGGTCAACAAGGCATTGGCCTCGGACATCCAGGCCAAGTATGCCAAGCTGGGATTGCTGTTCACGCCCGGCAGCGTCGAGGACTTCGCGCGCTTCCAGCGCGAGGACATGGCCAGCGCCAAGCGCATCATCGACGAGGAGCACATCCGTGTCGAGTGA
- a CDS encoding autotransporter assembly complex protein TamA, protein MRGVVRALALAVIAAVCGGCATTASDDAPPAAARAATPEVVIDPGGVPPAALQSITTAVDAITRLAADQDGGEAGRLRRRARDATLAALATQGYFTPTVTLTPGTDVAGETWDIVIEPGPRAEVESVDLRFTGRVLRPEYAERIADWRKAWPLHKGQPFINADWNKAKSELLQSVMDRDFLLARMTDSSAEVDAETARVRLSVSIDSGPLVRMGPLKVEGLERVPERLIGRYVNYREGQAYRQEQLDQWQQELQSTAFFRGAFVSLDTTALDATPEELRRPADAEVAATAPAGDPAVSGGPKPTGEGGVRPDSDGEVTLPVQVRVVEAPAKRAAVSLGVDDEAGVRLESTYRQNVVFGQPLTMETGFGVDRLRQRAFMDFLLPPDARGRKDSVGVVADHSDIEGLDVTRFALGATRLQQRKGAGDSRVEYETRWGALLAHDHVRIDDGDTYDLPTATLTAEWLRRDVDSKYDPREGNLIAVGGGVGVVLNTGEPYTRLRVRGQKWWPVGERDVLTLRGEVGRIWSSDDVRVPDDFGFRTGGARSIRGYRYLSIGERRDGATVGAATLAVASMEYDHYFDERWGVGFFVDAGDAAPSFGDMEVALGYGVGARVRTPAGPLFLDLAYGQRERDLRLHFSLGIAF, encoded by the coding sequence ATGCGCGGAGTAGTGCGCGCATTGGCGTTGGCGGTGATCGCAGCGGTCTGCGGGGGATGTGCCACTACGGCTTCCGACGACGCGCCACCGGCCGCTGCGCGGGCGGCGACGCCTGAGGTGGTCATCGATCCGGGCGGCGTGCCGCCCGCGGCCCTGCAGAGCATCACCACTGCCGTCGACGCGATCACACGGCTCGCCGCGGACCAGGATGGAGGCGAAGCGGGCCGGCTGCGGCGCCGCGCGCGCGACGCCACGCTGGCCGCGCTGGCCACGCAGGGATACTTCACGCCCACGGTCACGCTGACGCCCGGCACCGACGTGGCCGGCGAGACCTGGGACATCGTCATCGAGCCGGGGCCGCGCGCCGAAGTCGAATCCGTCGACCTGCGTTTCACGGGGCGCGTGCTGCGTCCCGAGTATGCCGAGCGCATTGCCGACTGGCGCAAGGCCTGGCCGCTGCACAAGGGCCAGCCCTTCATCAACGCCGACTGGAACAAGGCCAAGTCCGAGCTGCTGCAGTCCGTCATGGACCGCGACTTCCTGCTGGCCCGCATGACGGATTCCTCCGCCGAGGTCGATGCCGAGACCGCTCGCGTGCGGCTGTCCGTGTCGATCGACAGCGGGCCGCTGGTGCGCATGGGACCGCTGAAGGTCGAGGGACTGGAGCGCGTGCCGGAACGCCTGATCGGACGCTACGTGAACTACCGCGAAGGCCAGGCCTATCGCCAGGAACAATTGGACCAGTGGCAGCAGGAGCTGCAGTCCACGGCCTTCTTCCGCGGCGCCTTCGTGTCGCTGGACACGACAGCACTGGACGCCACGCCGGAAGAACTGCGCCGTCCGGCCGATGCCGAGGTCGCGGCCACGGCGCCCGCCGGCGATCCCGCCGTGTCCGGCGGACCCAAACCGACGGGTGAAGGCGGCGTGCGTCCGGACTCGGACGGTGAGGTCACGCTGCCTGTGCAGGTGCGCGTGGTCGAGGCTCCGGCCAAGCGTGCGGCGGTGTCGCTGGGCGTGGACGACGAGGCTGGCGTGCGGCTCGAATCCACCTATCGGCAGAATGTCGTGTTCGGCCAGCCGCTTACCATGGAGACCGGCTTCGGCGTCGACCGGCTGCGCCAGCGCGCCTTCATGGATTTCCTGCTGCCGCCCGATGCGCGCGGCCGCAAGGATTCGGTCGGCGTGGTGGCCGATCATTCCGACATCGAAGGCCTGGACGTGACGCGTTTCGCGCTGGGCGCCACGCGGCTGCAGCAGCGCAAGGGCGCGGGCGACAGCCGCGTCGAATACGAAACGCGCTGGGGCGCGCTGCTCGCGCACGACCACGTGCGCATCGACGACGGCGACACCTATGACCTGCCCACGGCCACGCTGACGGCCGAGTGGCTGCGACGCGACGTGGACAGCAAGTACGATCCGCGCGAAGGCAACCTGATCGCCGTGGGCGGCGGCGTGGGCGTGGTGCTGAACACGGGCGAGCCGTACACGCGGCTGCGTGTGCGCGGCCAGAAATGGTGGCCGGTCGGCGAACGCGACGTGCTGACGCTGCGCGGCGAAGTGGGCCGCATCTGGTCCAGCGACGACGTGCGCGTTCCCGACGACTTCGGCTTTCGCACGGGCGGCGCGCGGTCCATCCGAGGTTATCGCTACCTGAGCATCGGCGAACGCCGTGACGGCGCGACCGTGGGCGCGGCCACGCTGGCCGTCGCCAGCATGGAATACGACCACTACTTCGACGAGCGCTGGGGCGTCGGCTTCTTCGTCGACGCGGGCGACGCGGCCCCCTCGTTCGGCGACATGGAAGTCGCCCTGGGCTACGGCGTGGGCGCGCGCGTGCGCACGCCGGCCGGGCCCTTGTTCCTCGACCTGGCCTATGGGCAGCGCGAACGCGACCTGCGCCTGCATTTTTCGTTGGGGATCGCGTTTTGA
- a CDS encoding dihydrodipicolinate synthase family protein, with the protein MACIANYRGIIPAISCPFTPDHRIDEPALRRLASWLAGHQGVVAVMTNGHTGEVFSLTPTERAQVTRIVADELRGRLPVISSLVCEGLADAADHARMAREAGAAALDVMPPHHWLRFGFTSGHALQYFQAIHEAAPDLDLVCHVYPSWTRAAYSSQLLADLARLPYLQAFKVGQRDMNKYARDIQAIRDADPDKAILTCHDEYLLASMVQGVDGALVGFATFIPQLIIDLWEAVKAGDLHRAQAVQAIITPLKDAVYGAGEPTGEAHARMKMGMYLAGVLDDATVRPPTESPSEEEVRALRAALRQADLLKR; encoded by the coding sequence ATGGCTTGCATCGCCAACTATCGCGGCATCATCCCCGCCATTTCATGCCCCTTCACGCCCGACCATCGCATCGACGAGCCGGCGCTGCGCAGGCTGGCCTCGTGGCTGGCCGGGCATCAGGGCGTGGTCGCCGTCATGACCAATGGGCACACCGGCGAGGTGTTCTCGCTGACGCCCACCGAACGCGCCCAGGTCACGCGCATCGTGGCCGACGAGCTGCGCGGGCGCCTGCCGGTGATCTCGTCGCTGGTGTGCGAAGGCCTGGCCGATGCCGCCGACCATGCTCGCATGGCCCGCGAGGCCGGGGCGGCGGCGCTGGACGTCATGCCGCCCCATCACTGGCTGCGCTTCGGCTTCACGTCGGGCCACGCGCTGCAGTATTTCCAGGCGATCCACGAGGCGGCGCCCGACCTCGACCTGGTGTGCCACGTGTATCCGTCCTGGACGCGGGCGGCGTATTCGTCGCAGTTGCTGGCCGACCTGGCGCGCCTGCCGTATCTGCAGGCCTTCAAGGTGGGCCAGCGCGACATGAACAAGTATGCGCGCGACATCCAGGCCATACGCGATGCCGATCCGGACAAGGCCATCCTGACCTGCCACGACGAATATCTGCTGGCGTCGATGGTGCAGGGCGTGGATGGCGCGCTGGTGGGCTTCGCGACCTTCATCCCGCAGCTGATCATCGATCTGTGGGAGGCGGTGAAGGCGGGGGACCTGCACCGCGCTCAGGCCGTGCAGGCCATCATCACACCGCTGAAGGACGCGGTGTACGGCGCCGGCGAACCGACCGGCGAGGCGCACGCCCGCATGAAGATGGGCATGTACCTGGCCGGCGTGCTGGACGACGCCACCGTTCGTCCGCCCACCGAGTCGCCCAGCGAAGAAGAAGTGCGGGCGCTGCGGGCCGCGCTGCGGCAGGCGGACCTGTTGAAACGCTGA
- the apbC gene encoding iron-sulfur cluster carrier protein ApbC, whose translation MSIATIEQIRGALRAARDPVTGLDLNAFVKDGDVRLGQEVAIAIQLGYPAVPFVAQVRQQAEDALARAGIERAKVQVAWNVATHAVQRGLKPLPNVRNIIAVASGKGGVGKSTTAVNLALALAADGARVGVLDADIYGPSVPTMLGISGRPESPDNKSMNPLRGHGLQANSIGFLIDADSPAIWRGPMVTQALEQLLRQTNWDDLDYLIVDMPPGTGDIALTMAQKVPVVGAVIVTTPQDIALQDARKGLRMFQKVDVPVLGVVENMAIHVCTQCGHADHIFGEGGGQRMAEQYEVPWLGSLPLTRLIREQADSGNPTVAADPNSEAAGLYRGIARKLAAGVAALPRDMAGKFPSIVVQQPS comes from the coding sequence ATGAGTATAGCGACGATAGAGCAGATACGCGGGGCGCTGCGCGCCGCGCGCGACCCGGTCACCGGCCTAGACCTCAACGCTTTTGTAAAAGATGGTGACGTCCGCCTGGGCCAGGAAGTCGCAATCGCCATCCAGTTGGGGTATCCGGCCGTGCCGTTCGTCGCTCAGGTGCGCCAGCAAGCCGAGGACGCGCTCGCGCGCGCCGGCATCGAGCGAGCCAAGGTCCAGGTGGCCTGGAATGTCGCCACGCATGCGGTGCAGCGCGGCCTGAAGCCGTTGCCCAACGTGCGCAACATCATCGCGGTGGCTTCGGGCAAGGGCGGCGTGGGCAAGAGCACCACGGCCGTCAACCTGGCGCTGGCGCTGGCCGCCGATGGCGCGCGCGTGGGCGTGCTGGACGCCGACATCTATGGCCCCAGCGTGCCCACCATGCTGGGCATCAGCGGCCGCCCCGAAAGTCCCGACAACAAGTCGATGAATCCGCTGCGCGGCCATGGTCTGCAGGCCAACTCCATCGGCTTCCTCATCGACGCGGATTCGCCCGCCATCTGGCGCGGTCCCATGGTCACGCAGGCGCTTGAACAACTGCTGCGCCAGACCAACTGGGACGACCTGGACTACCTCATCGTCGACATGCCGCCGGGCACCGGCGACATCGCGCTGACGATGGCGCAGAAGGTGCCCGTCGTCGGGGCCGTCATCGTCACCACTCCGCAGGACATCGCGCTGCAGGACGCGCGCAAGGGCCTGCGCATGTTCCAGAAGGTCGACGTGCCGGTGCTGGGCGTGGTCGAGAACATGGCCATCCACGTGTGCACGCAATGCGGTCACGCCGATCACATCTTCGGCGAAGGCGGCGGCCAACGCATGGCCGAACAGTACGAGGTGCCGTGGCTGGGCAGCCTGCCCCTGACGCGCCTCATCCGCGAGCAGGCCGACTCGGGCAATCCGACCGTGGCGGCCGATCCGAACAGCGAGGCGGCGGGCCTGTACCGCGGCATCGCGCGCAAACTGGCCGCCGGCGTGGCCGCTTTGCCGCGCGACATGGCGGGCAAGTTCCCCTCCATCGTCGTGCAGCAGCCCTCCTGA
- the dcd gene encoding dCTP deaminase translates to MSIKSDRWIRRAAEAGMIEPFEAGQVRTADGQRIVSYGTSSYGYDVRCADEFKIFTNINSTIVDPKAFDEKSFVDFKGDVCIIPPNSFALARTVEYFRIPRSVLTICLGKSTYARCGIIVNVTPLEPEWEGHVTLEFSNTTPLPAKIYAGEGCAQMLFLESDEVCETSYRDRGGKYQGQRGVTLPRT, encoded by the coding sequence ATGAGCATCAAAAGCGACCGTTGGATCCGCCGCGCCGCCGAGGCCGGCATGATCGAGCCGTTCGAAGCCGGCCAGGTCCGCACCGCGGACGGCCAGCGCATCGTCAGCTACGGCACCAGCAGCTACGGCTACGACGTCCGCTGTGCCGACGAGTTCAAGATCTTCACCAACATCAACTCCACCATCGTCGATCCCAAGGCATTCGACGAGAAGTCGTTCGTCGACTTCAAGGGCGACGTCTGCATCATTCCGCCCAACTCGTTCGCGCTGGCGCGCACGGTCGAATATTTCCGCATTCCGCGCAGCGTGCTCACCATCTGCCTGGGCAAAAGCACTTACGCGCGCTGCGGCATCATCGTCAACGTGACGCCGCTCGAGCCCGAATGGGAAGGCCACGTCACGCTCGAGTTCTCGAACACCACGCCGTTGCCGGCCAAGATCTACGCCGGCGAGGGCTGCGCCCAGATGCTGTTCCTGGAAAGCGACGAGGTCTGCGAGACCTCGTACCGCGACCGCGGCGGCAAGTACCAGGGCCAGCGCGGCGTTACCCTGCCGCGCACCTGA